In Solanum lycopersicum chromosome 5, SLM_r2.1, the following are encoded in one genomic region:
- the LOC109120260 gene encoding uncharacterized mitochondrial protein AtMg00810-like translates to MDFKKCPYEHTLFVKTGENGKMLILCLYVDDLIFTENSSVMFDEFKKCVIIELKMIDLGKMHYFLGLEVVQSDEGIFVSQKKYVREILNRFEMQNCNPANILVELGLKLNKAWSGKKVDNMVYKQIIGSLMYLSTKRPDIMYVISLINRYMEYPTEMHLLAAKRILRY, encoded by the coding sequence ATGGATTTTAAAAAGTGTCCATATGAGCATACACTTTTTGTTAAAACTGGGGAGAATGGAAAAATGCTCATTTTGTGcttatatgttgatgatcttaTTTTCACAGAGAATAGTAGTGTGATGTTTGATGAATTCAAGAAGTGTGTGATAATTGAATTAAAGATGATCGATCTTGGTAAGATGCATTATTTTCTTGGTTTAGAAGTGGTGCAATCTGATGAAGGGATATTTGTTTCTCAAAAGAAGTATGTGCGAGAAATTTTAAATAGGTTTGAGATGCAGAATTGCAATCCAGCCAACATTCTAGTTGAGTTAGGTTTGAAActtaacaaagcttggagtggAAAAAAGGTGGATAACATGGTTTACAAGCAAATTATTGGTAGTTTAATGTATCTATCTACTAAAAGACCAGACATCATGTATGTTATTAGTCTTATCAACAGATATATGGAGTACCCGACTGAAATGCATCTCCTAGCTGCAAAGAGAATTCTGCGGTACTGA